The Hippoglossus hippoglossus isolate fHipHip1 chromosome 10, fHipHip1.pri, whole genome shotgun sequence DNA segment acATCAAGTCCATGATTTCCTGTTTGCCTTTTGTTTTGGGTGTTCTATTTGTACGTGAGTGTAATTGTTTGGAGATCAGTGAGAGGCATCACGTTACCTTGTTTGTCCAGTTGCATGCTTTTCAAAGAGCTGAATGAGGCATGAGGTTTCAACCACCTGAAAACTTCTGTCAGAATAAAGGGCAAAAAACATGGTTGCCAAATCATCtcttcaaatacaaaataaaaaaatagatttcTCTATTTTCTGCTCACAGTTACTTTCTTTCTCCGACAGAATCTGCTGCTTCTGGTCCATCTCAGGCAGATCATGTGCGCTTCTGTCCGGTTTTCCGTCCTGGAGGAACAGGAGCCTGGCACTCTCGTCGGGTCACTTGCTGAACACTTCCCCCCTCCGTACCAGCTCCTGACCCAGGACTACCTGTGGATGGACAGAAAAACTGGGAATTTCTACACCACCGAGAAAAAGATGGATCGTGAGGCCCTGTGTCCCGAGGAGACAAAAGCAGAGGAATGCATTATTCTACTCTATGCCATTGTAAGAACCTCAGGGGACCTTATACAGTTTCCTGTGATCATAGAAGACATCAATGACAACACGCCTCGCTTTGAAAACAGTGACATACACCTGAGGATTTCTGAAGACGTGACTGTAGGGACCAGTTTCTTATTGGACGACCAGGCTCAGGACAGGGACGCCGGTCTAAATGGAGACCTACAGTACCACCTTGAATATTCTGATGTTGATGATAATGGGGTTTTCGGTTTAAAAGTCGAAGAGGACGGGCTTTTCCTCATGCTGGTTGTGCAAACAGCTCTGGATAGAGAGACTAAGGACCAGTATCAGATGGTGCTGGTTGCCACTGACCGCGGCGTGGGCCCTTTAAGTGTTACAGCAACTTTAACAGTCACGGTGACAGATGTTAACGACAACTGTCCGCGCTTTAGCAGTGACAGCCCGAGCAGTGTCACCATCCCCGGAGACTCCCCGAAGAACATGCTGGTGGCTCAGGTCAGAGCCGCAGACCCAGATTTAGGCCCGAACGCTGCCATCGCTTATTCCCTCAGTCCCAAAGTCTCCGAGCGGGCCAAGAAGCTCTTTAGCCTCGACAGCCTCACTGGGTACATCACACTAACACAGGACCTCTGGAGTGACAACTCCGAGGAGCTGGTGTTAAAAGTGTTAGCTAGCGGCCATCACTGCCCCCCAGCAGACACTCAGGTAACCGTGTGTGTGCTCCCCAAGGCGACCCAGGAGCTGACGATCAAGATCGGGTTCATAGTGGAGCATGAAAACCAGACTATGGTGTTACCGGAGAACCAGCCCCCCACCGTCTTAGCTGTTCTAGAGCTCGAGGgtgacagcagctttaaaggCTCGTCTCTTGCCATTGAGGGCGAAGTGCCTTTCACTTTGAGCCCGCAGAATGGCAAATATCTGCTTTCCACATCAAAGCCCCTAGACTATGAGTTGAAAAGTGAACATCAGATTTCTGTGATCGTCCACAGGAGATCAGGTGAAGTGTCTGCCGTCACTCCCTCGAGGCACGTGCTGAGGCTAAAGGTGGCAGACGTCAATGACAATCCTCCACATTTCCCCCAGTCTCATTACCAGCTGGAGGTGGTGGAAAACAACCAGCCAGGAATACCACTGCTGCAGGTCTCAGCTTCAGATGCAGACAGCGGACACAACGGCAGGGTGACCTACACGctggacaaacacacatctaCCATCTTTAACATTGACCCTGTGACAGGTCAACTGTCTGTGTCGGCCTCTCTTGACAGGGAGCAGCAGGGTGCACACaacc contains these protein-coding regions:
- the pcdh20 gene encoding protocadherin-20 → MGHGTPDNMNWAGLLQNLLLLVHLRQIMCASVRFSVLEEQEPGTLVGSLAEHFPPPYQLLTQDYLWMDRKTGNFYTTEKKMDREALCPEETKAEECIILLYAIVRTSGDLIQFPVIIEDINDNTPRFENSDIHLRISEDVTVGTSFLLDDQAQDRDAGLNGDLQYHLEYSDVDDNGVFGLKVEEDGLFLMLVVQTALDRETKDQYQMVLVATDRGVGPLSVTATLTVTVTDVNDNCPRFSSDSPSSVTIPGDSPKNMLVAQVRAADPDLGPNAAIAYSLSPKVSERAKKLFSLDSLTGYITLTQDLWSDNSEELVLKVLASGHHCPPADTQVTVCVLPKATQELTIKIGFIVEHENQTMVLPENQPPTVLAVLELEGDSSFKGSSLAIEGEVPFTLSPQNGKYLLSTSKPLDYELKSEHQISVIVHRRSGEVSAVTPSRHVLRLKVADVNDNPPHFPQSHYQLEVVENNQPGIPLLQVSASDADSGHNGRVTYTLDKHTSTIFNIDPVTGQLSVSASLDREQQGAHNLTVFARDSGSPPLESVTTVSIRVLDQNDNAPVFQTPHFIFFVPENVPPFTQVGRVGVTDPDEGENGNTELHVVNSSGTFVVDHAQGTLRTNTNLDRETEGHYELYLLASDHGHPVALTSSARVTIFVQDINDNQPKVILPSSNSSCLTVSPSAVAGSMVTKIHAIDEDSGLNSEITYTAVAPETVQNSSPFQVDSRSGNITLAQQLLQKDLGMHHLFIVVRDGGKPTPLYSTVWVNLLVNESVEPCHLDRAPTWTGTQQLAQTPPRAPMCEMESPTSAQLTLLAGVGLMLTSTCLLLVTVALYLKQRRGRARQKTSGQFDENNIPLRHKDKYYSDE